Proteins encoded by one window of Thiohalospira halophila DSM 15071:
- a CDS encoding class I SAM-dependent methyltransferase, with the protein MNIESVKAAYRRWARIYDVVFGPIFHPGRRHVVEALGAQPGERVLEVGVGTGLSLPLYPRGVKLTGIDISREMLDVAERRVERDGIGEDVEAIREMDAEAMDFPDDAFDRVVAMYVVSTVPDYHRLVREMRRVCKPGGDLYIVNHFQSENPVIGGIEGALAPIAKFVGFHPDFRMDHFLTETGLEAAEVRSVNLGGYWKVLHCPNPAD; encoded by the coding sequence ATGAACATCGAGTCGGTGAAGGCCGCCTACCGCCGCTGGGCCCGGATCTATGACGTCGTCTTCGGCCCCATCTTCCATCCCGGCCGCCGCCACGTGGTGGAGGCCCTGGGGGCGCAGCCGGGGGAACGGGTCCTGGAAGTGGGGGTGGGCACCGGCCTCTCCCTGCCGCTGTATCCCCGCGGGGTGAAGCTCACCGGGATCGACATCTCCCGGGAGATGCTCGACGTCGCCGAGCGGCGGGTGGAGCGCGACGGCATCGGCGAGGACGTGGAGGCGATCCGCGAGATGGATGCCGAGGCCATGGACTTCCCCGATGATGCCTTCGACCGGGTGGTGGCCATGTACGTGGTCTCCACCGTCCCCGACTACCACCGTCTGGTGCGGGAGATGCGCCGGGTCTGCAAGCCGGGGGGCGACCTCTACATCGTCAACCACTTCCAGTCGGAGAACCCGGTGATCGGCGGCATCGAGGGTGCCCTGGCGCCCATCGCCAAGTTCGTCGGCTTCCACCCCGACTTCCGCATGGACCACTTCCTCACCGAGACCGGCCTGGAGGCCGCCGAGGTCCGTTCCGTGAACCTCGGCGGCTACTGGAAGGTGCTGCACTGCCCCAATCCGGCCGATTGA
- the queC gene encoding 7-cyano-7-deazaguanine synthase QueC, protein MSQSGTDQRAVVLLSGGLDSATTLAMARAEGFDCHTLAFDYGQRHRGELAASAAVAEQLRAAEHRVMNLDLGAIGGSALTDRAIEIPSETGAGIPVTYVPARNTIFLSMALGWAEVLGAWDIFIGANAVDYSGYPDCRPEYIAAFEQMANRALRATVEGEGYLRIRAPLMDMSKAQIIAAGHDRGVDYALTTSCYNPDEAGRACGVCDSCRLRAAGFAEAGVPDPTPYQD, encoded by the coding sequence ATGAGTCAGAGCGGAACCGATCAGCGGGCCGTGGTCCTCCTCTCCGGCGGGCTGGATTCGGCCACCACCCTGGCCATGGCCCGGGCCGAGGGCTTCGACTGCCATACCCTGGCCTTCGACTACGGCCAGCGCCATCGCGGCGAGCTGGCCGCCTCCGCCGCCGTGGCCGAGCAACTCCGGGCGGCGGAACACCGGGTCATGAACCTCGATCTGGGCGCCATCGGCGGCTCGGCCCTCACCGACCGCGCCATCGAGATCCCCTCCGAGACCGGCGCCGGGATCCCGGTGACCTACGTCCCGGCGCGCAACACCATCTTCCTCTCCATGGCCCTGGGCTGGGCCGAGGTCCTGGGGGCGTGGGACATCTTCATCGGCGCCAACGCCGTGGACTACTCCGGCTACCCCGACTGCCGCCCGGAGTACATCGCCGCCTTCGAGCAGATGGCCAACCGCGCCCTGCGAGCGACGGTGGAAGGGGAGGGCTATCTACGCATTCGCGCGCCGTTGATGGACATGAGCAAGGCGCAGATCATCGCCGCTGGCCACGACCGGGGCGTCGACTACGCCCTCACCACCTCCTGCTACAACCCCGACGAGGCGGGCCGCGCCTGCGGCGTCTGCGACTCCTGCCGCCTGCGGGCGGCGGGCTTCGCCGAGGCCGGCGTGCCCGACCCCACTCCCTACCAGGACTGA
- a CDS encoding YeeE/YedE family protein encodes MLFESYTTALWYLVGTSFVAALVLGAVANKTNFCTMGAVSDWVNMGDTGRFRSWMFAIAVALVGALVIEGTGLVDLDSTFPAYRGANFIWLENIIGGAMFGVGMSLASGCTNKNLVRLGGGNLKSLVVLAIVGIAAYFMIFPFPGTDVTLMNFFLPLLSWSRVTLEGGQDLGSLIAGADAAMTGRLVIGVIVALALLLFVVRSTDFRQNFDNILGGLVVGLVVTAGWYFSGTIQVQGMFDSTNLAGFAADWSMNSPGADAVKPIRSAFVDTQSYTFVNPTAQAVGWVGSGFSKAFVTFGLAAFAGVIVGSFLYAILSGTFRKEWFASKGDFANHAIGAVLMGIGGVMALGCTIGQGVTGFSTLSVGSMLTFVSIVLGAATTMKIQYYKMVYEEEATFGRALVTALVDLKLLPPGLRKLEAI; translated from the coding sequence ATGCTTTTCGAGTCGTATACCACGGCCCTGTGGTACCTGGTGGGGACGTCCTTCGTCGCCGCCCTGGTCCTGGGTGCCGTCGCCAACAAGACCAACTTCTGCACCATGGGTGCCGTCTCCGACTGGGTGAACATGGGTGACACCGGCCGTTTCCGGTCCTGGATGTTCGCCATCGCCGTCGCCCTGGTGGGTGCCCTGGTCATCGAGGGGACCGGCCTGGTGGATCTCGATTCCACCTTCCCCGCCTACCGCGGCGCCAACTTCATCTGGCTGGAGAACATCATCGGCGGCGCCATGTTCGGCGTCGGCATGAGTCTGGCCTCCGGCTGCACCAACAAGAACCTGGTGCGTCTGGGGGGCGGCAACCTCAAGTCGCTGGTGGTGCTCGCCATCGTCGGCATCGCCGCCTACTTCATGATCTTCCCCTTCCCGGGGACCGACGTGACCCTGATGAACTTCTTCCTGCCCCTGCTCTCCTGGTCGCGGGTGACGCTGGAGGGTGGCCAGGACCTGGGCAGCCTCATCGCCGGGGCTGATGCCGCCATGACCGGCCGCCTGGTCATCGGCGTCATCGTCGCCCTGGCGCTGCTGCTGTTCGTGGTCCGGTCCACCGACTTCCGCCAGAACTTCGACAACATCCTGGGCGGCCTGGTGGTCGGCCTGGTGGTCACCGCCGGCTGGTACTTCTCCGGGACCATTCAGGTGCAGGGCATGTTCGATTCCACGAACCTCGCTGGCTTCGCCGCCGACTGGAGCATGAACAGCCCCGGCGCCGACGCGGTGAAGCCCATCCGCTCGGCCTTCGTGGATACCCAGTCCTACACCTTCGTGAACCCCACGGCCCAGGCCGTGGGCTGGGTTGGCTCCGGCTTCAGCAAGGCCTTCGTGACTTTCGGCCTGGCCGCCTTCGCCGGCGTCATCGTGGGTTCGTTCCTCTACGCCATCCTCAGCGGCACCTTCCGCAAGGAATGGTTCGCCTCCAAGGGGGACTTCGCCAACCACGCCATCGGCGCCGTGCTCATGGGCATCGGCGGCGTCATGGCCCTGGGCTGCACCATCGGCCAGGGCGTGACCGGCTTCTCCACCCTCTCCGTGGGCTCGATGCTGACCTTCGTCTCCATCGTCCTCGGCGCGGCCACGACCATGAAGATCCAGTACTACAAGATGGTCTACGAGGAGGAAGCCACCTTCGGCCGCGCCCTCGTGACCGCCCTGGTGGATCTCAAGCTGCTGCCCCCGGGCCTGCGCAAGCTCGAGGCCATCTAA
- a CDS encoding class I SAM-dependent methyltransferase encodes MTSSGAGVAWYDRNAPGLADQYEGADFETVHGWLLPLLDGSTDGPVLDIGAGSGRDAAWFAARGYFVVAVEPAANLRAEARARHPEPSIAWLDDRLPELEAVTARGQTFSLILVSAVWMHVLPVERERAFETLVSLLRPGGLLAVTLRLGEPDAERGMTEVTNEELVALGAAYGLELVHNGVSADALGRPEVAWGEVALRKPA; translated from the coding sequence ATGACGTCCTCCGGTGCTGGTGTCGCCTGGTACGACCGCAATGCCCCGGGGCTGGCGGACCAGTACGAGGGGGCCGATTTCGAGACGGTCCACGGATGGCTGCTTCCCCTTCTCGATGGCTCGACGGACGGGCCGGTCCTGGATATCGGGGCCGGCTCCGGGCGTGATGCGGCCTGGTTTGCGGCGCGCGGGTATTTCGTAGTGGCGGTGGAGCCGGCGGCGAACCTGCGCGCGGAGGCGCGGGCGCGGCATCCCGAGCCATCCATAGCGTGGCTGGATGACCGCCTCCCCGAGCTGGAGGCCGTGACGGCGAGGGGGCAGACCTTCTCGCTGATCCTCGTCTCGGCCGTCTGGATGCATGTCTTGCCGGTGGAGCGGGAGCGCGCCTTCGAGACCCTGGTCTCACTGCTGCGGCCGGGTGGGCTGCTGGCGGTTACGCTGCGGCTGGGGGAGCCGGATGCCGAGCGGGGCATGACGGAAGTTACCAACGAAGAGCTGGTGGCCCTCGGGGCGGCGTACGGGCTGGAGTTGGTCCACAACGGGGTGAGCGCCGATGCCCTGGGCCGTCCGGAGGTGGCCTGGGGGGAGGTGGCGCTTCGAAAGCCGGCCTAG
- a CDS encoding outer membrane protein, giving the protein MFRHLFVSAALFAVVAGVWPQVGEAMPAFARQYEVSCAACHSAFPKLNGGGESFAGNNMKLPGWEDQAASFGDDRLALPKIPPLAVRAQGFFQVREGRVAKYDEENPTDPPTLSGADNDLQSPYLIKLLSSAPLSENLTYYFYGIMAEKGGNGSFLIEDAWFGYQDAFGTGIDATLGQFQVSDLMFARETRLTFQDYMVYRMADITYDRGLILSRALGPVDLAVGAVNGNGIKESATLNAPGYARPDHTFDDDHEKSAFTRLGFEVGGIGVGIMGLSGGWQGVDTTSNAVSAGNGPDSDIRIGGLDLSGRISPTLDWYAQYLQVTWTDFLDGEDVTWDGGFAGVDWIPNDRWAFSALYNHTDAGDLDGSETVYDGIDMQTVSLTASYYFMRNVKGLVEVNADLLDTEDPDVHPYGHLTGEDYLLMGFDAAF; this is encoded by the coding sequence ATGTTCCGCCACCTCTTCGTCAGCGCCGCCCTCTTTGCCGTCGTCGCCGGGGTCTGGCCCCAGGTGGGCGAGGCCATGCCGGCCTTCGCCCGGCAGTACGAGGTGAGCTGCGCCGCTTGCCACAGCGCCTTCCCCAAGCTCAACGGCGGCGGCGAGTCCTTCGCCGGGAACAACATGAAGCTCCCCGGCTGGGAGGACCAGGCGGCGAGCTTCGGCGACGACCGCCTGGCGCTGCCGAAGATCCCGCCGCTGGCAGTGCGCGCCCAGGGCTTCTTCCAGGTCCGGGAGGGGCGGGTCGCCAAGTATGACGAGGAGAACCCAACGGACCCTCCAACCCTCTCGGGCGCGGACAACGATCTCCAGTCCCCCTACCTCATCAAGCTCCTCTCCTCGGCGCCGCTGTCGGAGAACCTGACCTACTACTTCTACGGCATCATGGCCGAGAAGGGGGGTAACGGCTCCTTCCTCATCGAGGATGCCTGGTTCGGCTACCAGGACGCCTTCGGCACCGGCATCGACGCCACCCTGGGGCAGTTCCAGGTCTCCGACCTCATGTTCGCCCGGGAGACGCGGCTGACCTTCCAGGACTACATGGTCTACCGCATGGCCGATATCACCTACGACCGCGGCCTCATCCTCAGCCGCGCCCTGGGGCCGGTGGACCTGGCCGTGGGCGCGGTGAACGGTAACGGCATCAAGGAGAGTGCCACCCTGAATGCCCCCGGCTATGCCCGGCCCGACCACACCTTCGACGACGACCACGAGAAGTCCGCCTTCACCCGGCTGGGCTTCGAGGTGGGCGGCATCGGCGTAGGGATCATGGGGCTCTCCGGCGGCTGGCAGGGCGTAGACACAACCAGTAATGCGGTCTCCGCCGGCAATGGCCCCGACAGCGACATCCGCATCGGCGGCCTCGACCTCAGCGGCCGGATCAGCCCGACCCTGGACTGGTACGCCCAGTACCTGCAGGTGACCTGGACCGACTTCCTGGACGGCGAGGATGTGACCTGGGACGGCGGCTTCGCCGGGGTCGACTGGATCCCCAACGACCGCTGGGCCTTCTCCGCCCTCTACAACCACACCGATGCCGGCGACCTGGACGGCAGCGAGACGGTCTACGACGGCATCGACATGCAGACGGTGTCGCTCACCGCCTCCTACTACTTCATGCGCAACGTGAAGGGGCTGGTGGAGGTCAACGCCGACCTGCTGGATACCGAGGATCCGGACGTCCACCCCTACGGCCACCTCACCGGCGAGGACTACCTGCTCATGGGCTTCGACGCCGCCTTCTAG
- the queE gene encoding 7-carboxy-7-deazaguanine synthase QueE: METLRITEIFRSLQGEARQVGWPTVFVRLTGCPLRCGWCDTTYAFTGGEAWTREAILAEVAGHGVEHVTVSGGEPLAQRGCLELLGELCDAGHRVSLETSGALDITGVDPRVERVIDLKAPGSGEAHQNRWANLEDLRPADQVKFVLADRADYEWARDVVAEHGLDRRCEVLFSPVHEGLAAQELADWIVTDALPVRFQVQLHKLLWGDEAGR; the protein is encoded by the coding sequence ATGGAGACCCTCCGGATTACCGAGATCTTCCGCTCCCTCCAGGGTGAGGCGCGCCAGGTGGGCTGGCCGACGGTGTTCGTGCGGCTCACCGGATGCCCCCTGCGCTGCGGCTGGTGCGACACCACCTATGCCTTCACCGGCGGCGAGGCGTGGACCCGGGAGGCGATCCTGGCGGAGGTGGCCGGCCACGGGGTCGAGCACGTGACCGTGAGCGGCGGCGAGCCCCTGGCCCAGCGCGGCTGCCTCGAGCTGCTCGGCGAGCTCTGTGATGCCGGCCACCGGGTCTCCCTGGAGACCAGCGGCGCCCTGGACATCACCGGGGTCGACCCCCGGGTGGAGCGGGTCATCGACCTCAAGGCGCCGGGTTCCGGCGAGGCGCACCAGAATCGCTGGGCCAACCTCGAGGACCTGCGCCCCGCCGACCAGGTGAAGTTCGTCCTCGCCGACCGCGCCGACTACGAGTGGGCGCGGGACGTGGTCGCCGAGCACGGCCTGGACCGGCGCTGCGAGGTCCTCTTCTCCCCGGTCCACGAGGGGCTGGCGGCCCAGGAGCTGGCCGACTGGATCGTCACCGACGCCCTGCCGGTCCGCTTCCAGGTCCAGCTGCACAAGCTCCTCTGGGGCGACGAGGCGGGCCGATGA
- a CDS encoding SPFH domain-containing protein: protein MLDIGLIAAAVIGLGLIAFIAKGLFIVQQSESVVVERLGSYNRTLGPGINFLIPVLERARPIKIRRYESAGIGSKELQERVVEETKIDTRETVLNFPSQPVVTNDNVSIRIDGALYFQIQSPRDAVYEVENLIQAVEVLAKTTLRAVVGERELDTLFSSRDEINNKLQTVMDDAGNKWGVKVNRVEIQDIVLPEEVEDAMRQVMTAERKRRATVTEANGYKEAQVREAEGDRDAAIARAEGERKAIEQLLAAGQETGTELQPQSLISYLIAQEYIKKLPEIAKDGERVLVPYEATGLMGSIESIQGLFTGLGEKAGAPGVVR from the coding sequence ATGCTCGATATCGGTCTCATCGCCGCCGCAGTCATCGGCCTCGGCCTCATCGCCTTCATCGCGAAGGGCCTGTTCATCGTCCAGCAGAGCGAATCGGTGGTCGTCGAGCGGCTGGGCAGCTACAACCGGACCCTCGGTCCCGGCATCAACTTCCTCATCCCCGTCCTCGAGCGCGCACGGCCCATCAAGATCCGCCGCTACGAGAGCGCCGGGATTGGCTCCAAGGAGCTGCAGGAGCGGGTGGTGGAGGAGACCAAGATCGATACCCGCGAGACGGTGCTCAACTTCCCCTCGCAGCCGGTGGTTACCAACGATAACGTCTCCATCCGGATTGACGGTGCGCTCTATTTCCAGATCCAGTCGCCTCGGGATGCCGTCTACGAGGTGGAGAACCTGATCCAGGCAGTGGAAGTGCTGGCCAAGACCACCCTCCGTGCGGTGGTGGGTGAGCGCGAGCTGGACACCCTGTTCTCGTCGCGGGACGAGATCAACAACAAGCTCCAGACGGTGATGGACGACGCCGGCAACAAGTGGGGCGTGAAGGTCAACCGGGTGGAGATCCAGGATATCGTTCTCCCCGAAGAGGTGGAGGATGCCATGCGCCAGGTGATGACCGCCGAGCGCAAGCGCCGGGCCACGGTAACCGAGGCCAACGGCTACAAGGAGGCGCAGGTGCGCGAGGCCGAAGGCGATCGTGACGCTGCTATCGCCCGGGCGGAGGGGGAGCGCAAGGCCATCGAGCAACTGCTCGCCGCGGGCCAGGAAACCGGCACCGAGCTCCAGCCGCAGTCCCTGATCAGCTACCTCATCGCACAGGAATACATCAAGAAGCTGCCCGAGATCGCCAAGGACGGGGAACGAGTGCTGGTGCCCTACGAGGCGACCGGCCTCATGGGCAGCATCGAGTCCATCCAGGGTTTGTTCACAGGTCTGGGGGAGAAGGCCGGCGCCCCGGGCGTGGTTCGGTGA
- a CDS encoding DUF3427 domain-containing protein, which produces MAEHAHSAATPLPRLVRGGESDPLLPQLLASIRRAEEIELAVAFIKTTGLELIFDALSERCQGERPARIRIIISDYLGITDPQALRWLMLLAERGAEVRIFETDRHSFHLKAYIFTREHGHRGEAFIGSSNISKEALTAGLEWNYRIEEPDPPGEARLAEIREGFEGIFRDDQAHVLDYAWIDAYEQRRPAERPPMGPGSDDPERPPPDPTDTQREALAALAETRDSGHGRGLVVMATGLGKTFLAAFDAAQAGASRVLFLAHREEILLQAETTFQRVFPQAHVGGYRGTQRETEADMLFASVQTLHQENHLDHFDPEAFEYIVVDEFHHAAAGTYRRLLQHFRPRFLLGLTATPERADQANILSLCDDNLVYTADLFVGIREDLLCPFHYYGILDEEVDYQAIPWRDRRFEETALENQLATRGRARHNLREWQDKGGERTLAFCASRRHADFMAEQFQRAGFSARSVHGASDTTRDEAIERLTQGTIQVVFSVDLFSEGVDIPAVDTILLLRPTESPVLFLQQLGRGLRRAPGKDHLVVLDFIGNHRAFLNRPRALFQASNTGAGLRAFTEGVRSDSLELPPGCFANYDLRFIEFLESLIPGNPGEEYENLKAGLGRRPTAAEAYRAGLSMTKLRKEGGHWWAFLEGRGELVEAEARCVTAHGDFLKEVETTAMTKSFKMVLLEALLELDGFRQPPTLEALTAASAAIFGRRPALLADLPPELQDAQALDGQGLAAYWRKNPIHFWTKGDKGPEAQRWFVVEGERFRPTFSLDDTVEAATFTDMVQELVDYRLGRYQPSQSSSGASSRASAAERGQVIPFPNQEDRTEVPYYPDLGIACGHFRNSRAEDEERVAVPPGQGRLDPERHFVARASGDSMNGGKNPIRDGDYLLLEWVTQTSAGSITGDTMALERQDEAGDTQYLLRGISKTADGRYVLQARNPDYEDREADESMRTFARLKAVLDPLELAKGESFQREEIPALFGATFNQGVWNSGHIVLSDRTHILLVTLNKQGKQDEHRYLDYFIDEQTFHWQSQNQTTPESKRGREIVEQAQRGTKIHLFVRDQKLGPDGRGAPFRYLGTVDYVSHEGSAPMGVTFRLKG; this is translated from the coding sequence ATGGCCGAGCACGCCCATTCGGCGGCTACCCCGCTCCCCCGGCTGGTCCGCGGCGGCGAATCCGATCCCCTTCTCCCTCAACTCCTGGCCTCGATCCGGCGAGCGGAGGAGATCGAGCTGGCCGTCGCCTTCATCAAGACCACCGGCCTGGAGCTCATCTTCGACGCCCTCAGCGAGCGTTGCCAGGGGGAGCGACCCGCCCGTATCCGGATCATCATCAGCGACTACCTCGGCATTACCGATCCCCAGGCCCTGCGCTGGCTCATGCTCCTGGCCGAGCGCGGGGCCGAGGTCCGCATCTTCGAGACGGACCGGCACAGCTTCCACCTCAAGGCCTACATCTTCACCCGGGAGCACGGCCATCGCGGCGAGGCCTTCATCGGCTCCAGCAATATCAGCAAGGAGGCGCTGACCGCGGGGCTGGAATGGAATTACCGCATTGAGGAGCCGGACCCGCCGGGCGAGGCGCGCCTGGCCGAGATCCGGGAGGGCTTCGAGGGTATCTTCCGGGACGACCAGGCCCACGTCCTCGACTATGCGTGGATCGATGCCTACGAACAGCGGCGCCCCGCCGAGCGCCCGCCCATGGGCCCCGGTAGCGACGACCCTGAACGACCGCCGCCCGATCCCACGGACACTCAGCGCGAGGCCCTGGCGGCGCTCGCCGAGACCCGGGACTCGGGCCATGGCCGGGGCCTGGTGGTCATGGCCACGGGCCTGGGCAAGACCTTCCTGGCCGCCTTCGATGCAGCCCAGGCCGGTGCCAGCCGGGTGCTCTTTCTCGCCCACCGGGAAGAGATCCTCCTCCAGGCGGAGACCACCTTCCAGCGCGTCTTCCCCCAGGCCCACGTCGGCGGCTACCGGGGGACGCAGCGGGAGACCGAGGCGGACATGCTCTTTGCCTCGGTGCAGACCCTCCATCAGGAGAACCACCTGGACCATTTCGACCCCGAGGCCTTTGAATACATCGTGGTGGACGAATTCCACCACGCGGCGGCCGGGACCTATCGTCGGCTCCTGCAGCACTTCCGGCCCCGGTTCCTCCTCGGCCTGACCGCCACCCCGGAGCGTGCGGACCAGGCCAATATCCTCTCGCTGTGTGATGACAACCTGGTCTATACCGCCGATCTCTTCGTCGGGATCCGCGAGGATCTGCTCTGCCCCTTCCACTACTACGGCATCCTCGACGAGGAGGTGGACTACCAGGCCATCCCCTGGCGCGACCGTCGCTTCGAAGAGACAGCGCTGGAGAACCAGCTCGCCACCCGCGGCCGTGCGCGCCACAACCTCCGGGAGTGGCAGGACAAGGGCGGCGAACGCACCCTGGCCTTCTGCGCCTCCCGCCGCCATGCCGACTTCATGGCCGAGCAATTCCAGCGAGCAGGGTTCTCGGCCCGCTCCGTCCACGGCGCCTCGGACACCACCCGGGACGAGGCCATTGAACGCCTCACTCAGGGCACCATCCAGGTCGTCTTCTCCGTGGACCTCTTCAGCGAGGGCGTCGACATCCCGGCCGTCGACACCATCCTCCTGCTCCGGCCTACCGAGTCGCCCGTTCTGTTCCTCCAGCAGCTCGGTCGCGGTTTGCGCCGGGCCCCCGGCAAGGACCACCTGGTCGTCCTGGACTTCATCGGCAATCACCGCGCCTTCCTGAACCGGCCCCGGGCGCTCTTCCAGGCCTCCAACACGGGGGCGGGACTGCGGGCGTTCACGGAGGGGGTCCGCTCCGACTCCCTGGAGCTGCCGCCAGGCTGCTTCGCCAACTACGACCTGCGCTTTATCGAATTCCTCGAGAGCCTGATCCCCGGTAACCCGGGCGAGGAGTACGAGAATCTCAAGGCGGGCCTGGGCCGGCGCCCGACAGCGGCCGAGGCCTACCGGGCCGGGTTGAGCATGACCAAACTGCGCAAGGAAGGGGGTCACTGGTGGGCCTTCCTGGAGGGGCGCGGAGAGCTGGTCGAGGCCGAGGCCCGCTGCGTCACCGCCCACGGCGATTTCCTTAAGGAAGTCGAGACCACGGCGATGACCAAGTCCTTCAAGATGGTCCTGCTGGAGGCCCTGCTGGAACTCGACGGGTTCCGTCAGCCCCCGACCCTGGAGGCCCTGACGGCGGCCTCGGCGGCGATCTTCGGCCGGCGGCCCGCCCTGCTGGCCGACCTCCCGCCAGAGCTCCAGGACGCCCAGGCGCTCGATGGCCAGGGCCTTGCCGCCTACTGGCGGAAGAACCCCATCCACTTCTGGACCAAGGGCGACAAGGGGCCGGAGGCGCAGCGCTGGTTCGTGGTCGAGGGGGAGCGATTCCGGCCGACCTTCTCTCTCGATGACACCGTGGAGGCGGCCACCTTCACGGACATGGTGCAGGAGCTGGTGGACTACCGCCTGGGCCGTTACCAGCCATCCCAGTCGTCCTCCGGGGCGTCCTCCCGGGCCTCCGCCGCCGAGCGCGGTCAGGTCATCCCCTTCCCGAACCAGGAAGACCGGACCGAGGTCCCCTACTACCCCGATCTGGGGATCGCCTGCGGCCACTTCCGCAACAGTCGAGCCGAAGACGAGGAGCGGGTCGCGGTGCCACCCGGCCAGGGGCGGCTGGACCCGGAGCGACACTTCGTCGCCCGTGCCAGCGGCGATTCCATGAACGGGGGCAAGAACCCCATCCGGGATGGCGACTACCTCCTGCTGGAGTGGGTCACGCAGACCTCCGCCGGCTCCATCACCGGGGATACCATGGCCCTCGAGCGCCAGGACGAGGCCGGTGACACCCAGTACCTCCTGCGCGGGATCTCCAAGACCGCGGATGGCCGTTACGTCCTGCAGGCCCGGAATCCCGATTACGAGGATCGGGAGGCCGATGAGTCCATGCGCACCTTCGCGCGGCTCAAGGCGGTCCTGGATCCCCTGGAGCTGGCCAAGGGCGAGAGCTTTCAGCGCGAGGAGATCCCGGCACTATTCGGCGCCACCTTCAACCAGGGCGTGTGGAACAGCGGCCACATCGTCCTCTCCGACCGCACCCACATCCTGCTGGTCACCCTGAACAAGCAGGGCAAGCAGGATGAGCACCGCTACCTCGATTACTTCATCGACGAGCAGACCTTCCACTGGCAGAGCCAGAACCAGACCACCCCCGAGAGCAAGCGCGGTCGGGAGATCGTCGAACAGGCCCAGCGCGGGACGAAGATCCACCTCTTCGTCCGCGATCAGAAACTGGGGCCCGATGGTCGTGGAGCCCCGTTCCGCTATCTCGGAACCGTGGACTACGTCTCCCATGAGGGCTCGGCACCCATGGGAGTCACCTTCCGCCTGAAGGGCTAG